The proteins below come from a single Iocasia fonsfrigidae genomic window:
- a CDS encoding NAD(P)-dependent oxidoreductase has product MKKIGFIGLGIMGESMCANILKKRDEKVIVFDIKEEKIKRLVQLGAIAASSAKEVGEKADVIISMVPKSEHVKAVGQELLPVLSANKIWIDMSTIKPAVSKELAAKVRETGAVMIDAPVVKSKSAAIDGTLGIYVGGDKKSYQKIEDILLCMGQDIIYLGDNGAGLVMKICHNMLVGQIQNAVNEMITLANKANIEIDDFITAISYGGGQNFYLDTKGKNIKQQDFTTAFSIKNMSKDVSIAKDLIEEFNLTLPGTEIVHTIYQEAMEANYGKEDFSATIKVVQNRN; this is encoded by the coding sequence ATGAAAAAAATAGGCTTTATTGGTTTAGGGATTATGGGAGAATCAATGTGTGCTAATATTTTGAAAAAAAGAGATGAAAAAGTAATTGTTTTTGATATTAAGGAAGAAAAAATTAAACGATTAGTTCAATTAGGTGCTATTGCTGCTAGTTCAGCTAAAGAAGTAGGAGAAAAGGCTGACGTTATTATTTCTATGGTGCCTAAAAGTGAACATGTTAAAGCAGTAGGTCAAGAGTTATTGCCAGTATTATCTGCGAATAAAATTTGGATAGACATGAGCACGATTAAACCTGCTGTGTCTAAAGAATTGGCTGCTAAAGTACGGGAAACAGGGGCAGTTATGATTGATGCTCCAGTGGTTAAAAGTAAGTCAGCAGCTATTGATGGAACATTAGGTATTTATGTTGGTGGGGATAAAAAAAGCTATCAAAAGATAGAAGATATTTTATTGTGTATGGGTCAGGATATTATCTATCTAGGAGATAATGGGGCAGGATTAGTAATGAAAATCTGTCATAATATGTTGGTGGGCCAAATTCAAAATGCTGTTAATGAAATGATTACTCTGGCAAATAAAGCTAATATTGAAATTGATGATTTTATTACTGCTATTTCTTATGGTGGTGGACAGAACTTTTATTTAGATACTAAAGGGAAAAATATTAAACAGCAGGATTTTACGACTGCTTTCTCAATTAAAAATATGAGTAAGGATGTTAGTATAGCTAAGGATTTGATAGAAGAATTTAATCTAACTTTACCAGGGACAGAAATAGTTCACACAATTTATCAAGAAGCTATGGAAGCTAACTATGGTAAAGAAGATTTTTCAGCAACAATCAAAGTAGTTCAAAACAGAAATTAA
- a CDS encoding ROK family transcriptional regulator has product MTGINMSNVKIKNRASILRVLKSEGSLSRKDIANKIGLTPAAVSILVGELISEKIVKERGEVEDSTKKVGRKKILVDINYNKYYVIGVDIGLEFTKIGIANLKGNILNSMLITTNKDLKPKEFLKELAQKCMSFLWSNNVLKENILGFGVGIIGVVDFKKGISKHAYGLWNQEVPIKKILEDILQANVIVDNNVRALALAEIDHNNQTRGNNILFVKHGPGIGSAMIINKEIYYGSTNMAGEIGHMILDSNGSLCRCGKRGCLETIVSKKAVINKLQEKTPQDTTLDLNMYKDLNFKTLLDETELEKGDIIKLINEMAFYMGLGISNVITIYDPNKVILHGELFKYKIFMLELKNNLKNMLPNNNLKGFILLSELKEGYISGTSIAIQNFFFKTGGIIPKLTIKGN; this is encoded by the coding sequence ATGACAGGAATTAATATGTCCAATGTGAAAATAAAAAATAGGGCTTCTATTTTAAGAGTATTAAAAAGTGAAGGTTCTTTATCTAGAAAAGATATAGCTAATAAAATAGGGCTTACTCCAGCAGCTGTAAGTATTTTAGTTGGTGAGTTAATTTCAGAAAAAATAGTTAAGGAGAGAGGAGAAGTAGAAGATAGTACAAAAAAAGTAGGTAGAAAAAAAATATTAGTTGATATTAATTATAATAAATATTATGTAATTGGGGTAGATATTGGTTTAGAATTTACTAAGATAGGAATAGCCAATTTAAAAGGTAATATTTTAAACTCAATGCTTATTACTACAAATAAAGATTTAAAACCCAAAGAATTTTTAAAAGAGCTGGCACAAAAGTGTATGAGTTTTTTATGGAGTAATAATGTTCTTAAGGAGAATATTTTAGGCTTTGGAGTGGGGATTATTGGTGTAGTAGATTTTAAAAAGGGGATTAGTAAACATGCCTATGGGTTGTGGAATCAAGAGGTTCCAATTAAAAAGATTTTAGAGGATATTTTACAGGCAAATGTCATTGTAGATAACAATGTAAGGGCTCTTGCCTTAGCAGAAATCGACCATAATAATCAAACTAGAGGTAATAATATTTTGTTTGTAAAGCATGGGCCGGGAATTGGTTCGGCTATGATTATTAATAAAGAAATATATTATGGTAGTACAAATATGGCCGGAGAGATAGGGCATATGATTTTAGATAGTAATGGTTCACTATGCCGTTGCGGGAAAAGGGGTTGTTTGGAAACTATAGTATCGAAAAAGGCAGTTATAAACAAACTACAAGAAAAAACTCCCCAGGATACTACTTTAGATTTAAATATGTATAAAGATTTAAATTTTAAAACTTTATTAGATGAAACTGAATTGGAAAAAGGAGATATAATTAAGCTTATTAATGAAATGGCATTTTATATGGGCTTAGGTATATCTAATGTGATTACTATTTATGACCCTAATAAAGTCATTTTACATGGTGAACTATTTAAATATAAGATATTTATGCTTGAATTAAAGAATAATTTAAAAAATATGCTACCTAATAATAATCTAAAAGGATTTATTTTATTAAGTGAATTGAAAGAGGGATATATTAGTGGTACTTCAATAGCTATTCAAAATTTCTTTTTTAAAACAGGAGGAATTATCCCTAAATTAACGATAAAAGGCAATTGA
- a CDS encoding GxxExxY protein translates to MLLEYEKETGIKMDTKLLASETRNKRRMNVVITFGRKKYIVELKLWNGKKYEEKGLKQLSEYLEIQGLETGYMLVFNFNKNKEYKAEWLMLVNI, encoded by the coding sequence ATGCTCTTAGAATATGAAAAAGAAACTGGCATAAAGATGGATACAAAGCTGCTGGCAAGTGAAACCAGGAATAAAAGAAGGATGAATGTAGTTATAACCTTTGGTCGGAAAAAATATATCGTAGAACTTAAGCTCTGGAATGGTAAGAAATATGAAGAAAAAGGCTTAAAACAGCTTAGTGAATATTTAGAAATACAGGGATTAGAGACAGGATATATGCTGGTATTTAACTTTAATAAGAATAAAGAATATAAAGCAGAATGGTTAATGTTAGTGAATATTTAG
- a CDS encoding type II toxin-antitoxin system VapC family toxin encodes MLNDKIFIDTGAWIACMNKSDIHHQSSVSYMMELRKKQTPLITSNYVIDETLTWFSYHNLHDIAVKVMGLWQEAEKNNSLKIYWVDKAISKEAWEIFYKFSEHRLSFTDCTSFAICKEIKVQKIFGFDSHFNILGFLLSPYQIQENQAKYDVLKP; translated from the coding sequence ATGCTTAATGATAAGATTTTTATAGATACAGGGGCCTGGATTGCCTGTATGAATAAAAGTGATATACATCATCAATCCTCTGTTTCATATATGATGGAATTGAGAAAAAAACAGACACCTTTAATTACATCTAATTATGTTATAGATGAAACACTGACCTGGTTTAGCTATCATAATTTACATGATATAGCTGTTAAAGTAATGGGTCTGTGGCAGGAAGCTGAGAAAAATAATTCTTTAAAAATTTACTGGGTAGACAAAGCAATTTCAAAGGAAGCATGGGAAATTTTCTATAAATTTTCTGAACACAGATTATCTTTTACTGATTGCACTTCTTTTGCAATATGTAAAGAAATAAAGGTTCAAAAGATATTTGGTTTTGATAGTCATTTTAATATACTGGGTTTTTTGTTAAGCCCATATCAGATTCAGGAAAATCAGGCTAAATATGATGTTTTGAAACCATAG
- a CDS encoding ribbon-helix-helix domain-containing protein — translation MIRKQIYLDETMITQIRKIAVDKNISQSEVIRRSLFEYIKNEQVKGKIKDPLQELLGIVDLPLADGSENHDDYIYGGKNNA, via the coding sequence ATGATTAGAAAGCAAATTTATCTTGATGAAACAATGATTACTCAGATTCGGAAAATAGCAGTAGATAAAAATATTTCACAGTCTGAAGTAATTCGTCGGTCATTGTTTGAGTATATTAAAAATGAACAAGTAAAGGGAAAGATTAAAGATCCTCTGCAAGAATTACTTGGTATAGTTGATCTGCCGCTAGCAGATGGTTCTGAAAACCATGATGACTATATTTACGGAGGAAAGAATAATGCTTAA
- a CDS encoding kinetochore Spc7 family protein: MSNEELINSIREVVHSEVSGLKDDVADLKNDVKVLSEKVDENTARLDSLNEKVDENTVRLDNLDEKVDQNTARLNNLNEKVTDNTARLEILNKKVSGNTKKLDDLNIKVDNISNRQLAIFEQTAGLLEFRTTVNEKLDNISEDIAFLKHKEQQNERDIFILKRKIN, translated from the coding sequence TTGAGTAATGAGGAATTAATTAATAGTATTCGTGAAGTAGTTCATAGTGAGGTCTCCGGTCTAAAAGATGATGTTGCTGATTTGAAAAATGATGTTAAAGTATTAAGTGAGAAAGTGGATGAAAATACTGCCAGACTGGATAGCTTGAATGAGAAAGTGGACGAAAATACTGTCAGACTAGATAACCTGGATGAAAAAGTAGATCAAAACACTGCCAGGTTAAATAACTTAAATGAAAAGGTCACTGATAATACTGCTAGATTGGAGATTTTAAATAAGAAAGTAAGTGGAAATACCAAGAAACTGGATGATTTAAATATTAAGGTCGATAACATTAGTAACCGTCAGCTGGCTATCTTTGAACAAACTGCTGGTTTACTGGAATTTCGGACAACAGTTAATGAAAAACTGGATAATATCAGTGAAGATATCGCTTTCTTGAAACATAAGGAACAGCAAAATGAACGGGATATATTTATTTTAAAAAGAAAAATAAATTAA
- a CDS encoding adenosylhomocysteinase, whose translation MIEKSTIRDPELADKGWKKIQWVAGRMDILNEILKEYEDEQPLAGKNLAICLHLEAKTAYMAYVANKLGARVAICGSNPLSTQDDVAAGLAAHGVEVHSWYGATDEEYREHINKVLDIKPDLIIDDGGDLVELVHTKRKDLIDKIIGGSEETTTGIHRLKAMENDGVLAFPMMAVNDALCKYLFDNRYGTGQSVWDGIMRTTNLVVAGKNVVVAGYGWCGKGVAMRAKGLGGRVIVTEVDPIKASEAWMDGFQVMPMQEAAKVGDFFITVTGCKDVICREHFKVMKDGAVLANAGHFDVEISKPDLRELAVKEEEARNNIQLYELADGRKIYLLAEGRLVNLAAGDGHPAEIMDMSFALQLSSLLYLLDNKMTNAVHKVPVEIDNKVARLKLKSLGLAVDELSKEQEAYLSGWQHE comes from the coding sequence ATGATAGAAAAATCAACTATCAGAGATCCCGAACTGGCTGATAAGGGCTGGAAGAAGATCCAGTGGGTGGCCGGTAGGATGGATATCTTGAATGAGATTTTAAAGGAATATGAGGATGAACAGCCTTTAGCTGGAAAGAACCTGGCTATCTGTCTTCATCTGGAGGCCAAGACAGCCTATATGGCCTATGTCGCTAATAAACTGGGGGCCAGGGTAGCTATCTGTGGGAGTAATCCCCTATCAACCCAGGATGATGTGGCTGCTGGTCTGGCCGCCCATGGTGTGGAAGTACACAGCTGGTATGGGGCAACAGATGAGGAATATAGGGAGCATATCAATAAAGTCTTGGATATTAAACCAGACCTGATTATAGATGATGGTGGTGACCTGGTAGAATTAGTCCATACAAAGCGTAAGGACTTGATAGATAAGATTATTGGTGGTTCAGAGGAAACAACTACTGGTATCCATCGTTTAAAAGCCATGGAAAATGATGGAGTCCTGGCCTTTCCCATGATGGCTGTTAATGATGCCCTCTGTAAATACCTTTTTGATAACAGGTATGGTACTGGGCAATCTGTCTGGGACGGTATTATGCGGACTACTAATCTAGTAGTAGCTGGTAAGAATGTAGTAGTGGCTGGTTACGGCTGGTGTGGTAAAGGTGTAGCTATGAGGGCAAAGGGTCTAGGCGGCCGGGTCATAGTAACTGAGGTAGACCCCATTAAAGCCAGTGAGGCCTGGATGGATGGATTCCAGGTAATGCCGATGCAGGAGGCTGCAAAGGTAGGAGACTTTTTTATTACTGTAACCGGCTGTAAAGATGTTATCTGTAGAGAACACTTTAAGGTTATGAAGGATGGGGCTGTTTTGGCCAATGCTGGTCATTTCGATGTAGAGATAAGCAAGCCGGACTTAAGGGAGCTGGCTGTTAAAGAAGAAGAAGCCAGAAATAATATCCAGCTCTATGAACTGGCAGACGGACGAAAAATATACCTGCTGGCCGAAGGTAGACTGGTAAACCTGGCAGCAGGTGACGGTCATCCGGCAGAGATAATGGATATGAGTTTTGCCTTACAGTTGTCTTCCCTATTATACCTATTAGATAATAAAATGACTAATGCTGTCCATAAAGTGCCGGTAGAGATAGATAATAAAGTAGCCAGACTTAAACTCAAGTCCCTGGGATTAGCTGTAGATGAATTATCAAAAGAACAAGAGGCTTATCTCAGTGGCTGGCAGCATGAGTAA